The nucleotide sequence TTTCCAGCGCCCATCGTGCCAGTACTCCCGGCGGCTGTTGTCGCGGAATTTCAGCTGGTACCAGTCCATCACGTCGGCGGCCACGTTGGTGACTCCCCAGGCCACTTGCTCGTTGAAGCCGATAATAGCGAAAGGCACCCCTGGAATACTGACCCCATACACGTTCACACCGGGAGCTGCCAACTGCACCTGATACCAAATGCTAGGCAGGTTAAGCTGCAAATGCGGGTCGTTGGCCAGCAGCGGATAGCCTGAGGCCGATTTCGCCCCGCTCACTGCAAAGTTATTGGAGCCTAGTTCGGGGTCGGGTTCGTGCTGCGGCGTTTTGCTGGACATAGTGGCCGCAAAGCCAGGTGGCGTGGCCGGTAGCGGGAGGGGCTGGAAATCCAGCGGCGTCCCGACGGGTATAATCGGGTCTTCGCGGGTCGGGTAGTCCGGAAACAAGTCCTTCACCACGTCGGCCCCATACGTTGCCAGCGCGTTGCTCATGCGTAAGTCATCGGAGCGGCCACTCAAGTCGAACGCCATGTACTTCAGAATAAAAGCGCTTTTCAGCGGCTCCCACGGCTCCGGTGTGTAATCAAGCAGCTTGTACTCGAATGGCATCGTGCGGGGGGTGAGCGTGCCGATGTAGGCATTTACCCCGTCGGAATAAGAAGTCAGGACGGTGCGCGTCACGGGGTCGGCCATGGCGGCATCCAGCGACTTGCGGGCCCCAAACCCCATGCCCATCCGGCGGAAAAACCGGTCGGTTTCTAGCCGTGCGGGCCCCACTATTTCGGCAAGCCGCCCGCTGGCTACATGCACAATGAAGTCCATCTGCCACAGCCGGTCTTGGGCCGTGAGGTACCCTTGGGTGTAGTACAGGTCGTGGTCGTTCTGGGCGAAGATGTGCGGCACCCGCTGGTCATCGAAGCGTACTTGCACGGGCTGTTGGAGACCCGGCAGGCGGAGCGTTTGCTGCGCGGGTAAGGCATCAGCCGTTTCCCCGTTCTGCCAAAAGCCTCGGAATGGGCTTAAAAACTTGCCGAACGGCGGGATGTCGCCGTGCTTGGTATTTAGTACCCACGTAAAGGCCAGGGCAACAACGGTGGCCAGCAAGGCCCGAACGTAACGCAGCATAAGTCAGGCAGGAAAGTAAGTCCGCCCCACAACATCCGACAAAAAAACGCGGCACGCAAACCCCAAGATGAGTTGCGTGCCGCGTCAATGTATGCTTAATACTTGTTTACTGAGCAGGAGAAGTAGTCGGCAGCTTGGAAGGCAAAAAGACGGCGAAACCTGCCGTTACGTTTAATACGCCTGTGCTTTGCTGACGGTTAGAATCAAAGACATTAAATGAATCATAACGCTTGTAACCAGCCATTACTTCTAAAGCAGCTCCTGGAGTCAGGAAATAATTGTAACCTAGAACTCCTCCATAGTTGAAGGCAGTAGCGTTTTGGCGCTGAACAGCAGGCGATGCTACAGAGTTTTCTGAATTGTAATAGTAGTTGAATCGTGAAATACCGCCTTCTACCTGACCGAAAAAACGATGTGCATTAGTGCCTGCGAAATAGTAGCGGCCATAAGGAGTGAGGCCATAACTTATATTACGATTTATAGTTTTGCCAGATCCTATTTTGTCGCTACTCCTGGCATAACTCAACGGTAAGCCAGTGCCTAATAACAAATTGTCAGCGATAAATACACCCGCTGACGGAGTTAATGTTGCTCCTATATTGGTTCTAGAATCGACATCAGTATAGCTGACGTTGCCAATGTTTGCTCCTATGTATTTGTTGCCCTTTTCAGTTTGGGCCATAGAAGATGCAGACATAGCACAGGCTATACCTAGCAGAAATAATTTTTTCATTTGCTGTAAAAAGAGCGTGAATTATTGAACCAAGGTGAGGGTCCAATAATCGGACCAAGGCTATATAGAAAAAGCCGTTAGCACCTAGTGCCAACGGCTTCGCCTTACCATGCAGTCGTTTACAGGTTTTCGCCCTGGCGAACCAACCCAATCACGCCGACTTTCGCTAGGCGCTGGCAAATTGCTTTGGCCTCTGCGGGCGTAGCGAAGCGGCCTACAACTACCCTATTCAGCGTCTTGCCTTCCGGCGTGTTTGCTGCCACGGTCGTAACCAGCAGCTTCGGGTCGAGGCTTTGGATTCGGTCAATCATGGCTTGCGCATTGCGAACGTCGCCGAACGTACCGGCTTGTACTACATAGGTGGCGGCGGGCTCTGGGAGCAAGGCCACATCATCGGCTTCCGTGGCGCCCGTACGGATATTAGTGTGCATGCCTGCTTCCGTCCCGATGGTTGGATCTTCAGCTAGGGCAGCCAAGTCGGCGGGGGCTTCGCTAGGCCCAAGTGGTACATCCTCGGGCACTATTTCGGCCAGCACCGATACGGCGCCGTGCTCGACAATGCCCAACGGGCGAGCCGCAATTTCGGAAAGATCTAGAATGCGCTGGTGCCGGAAGGGCCCTCGGTCGGACACCCGAACGACCACCGATGCTTGCGTTTCAAGATTGGTAACGCGCAGCTTGGTGCCGAAGGGTAAAGTCTTGTGTGCGCAAGTGAATTTGTTGCGGTCGAACCGCTCCCCGCTGCTGGTGCGCAGGCCCTGATGCTCTCTTCCGTACCAGGAAGCCCGTCCTCGCAACACCGCCGCTCGGCGGGCCGCAAGTGCTGGATTCTTGTCATCGTCGCTGTTAGGCCGCATGGCGTGAGCCTGCGGTGAGAAGAGCGACAAAATTGAAAAGTACAAAACACCCATCAAGCCCGAAGCACTCAGTCGTAAGGTCAAATTCATCGATACGCTGTGTTGGTTAATAACCAAATCTAACAGGGACTTTGAAACTAACACCATGCTTCACCCCTAGAAGCGCCTGAACCGGACTTTAAAATTGTCCTTTTACAATAATATTTGCATTTAGTTTATTGAATGCAAAATAGCCAAAGTGTGGTTTGTGTTTACTTGAGGCGTTATTTGCACTATTAATAGACAGCTTGGTTGCGCTCAAAAAAATAAGATTATCGGTCGGCAATTTTTTTTCTCGGACTTGACTGGTTTTGGGTTTTCCAACTGCTTGCATATGTCACGGAATTTTCATAAGGATAGAACAGGCGCCTACTCGCCGCCAAGGTGAGAGCTGTGCAAAAAGCAGCAAGTGGTAGTTAGGCCGTAACGGTGGTTCGGTGGCGTGTTGGACACCTCATTGCGAAGGTCAGCCAAGCGGCTCCGCGCTGCCAGGCTAGCCCTCATCTATTCCACCGTATAGCTTCCCGCAAGTGGGCACATACGGTGAAAAGCAGTCAACATTTTAGGGTCACCTCTACCCCAAGCATAGGCTGCCAATTCATTTCAGCGTAATTTGCTGTATGGATTTTGGCCGTCTTTCCGACCTGCGTTACGTAGATTTTCGTTTACCCCCCGACCACCCTGATACTGCTGCTGTGCTGGCCCGCGCCGCGGCTGCGCCTGTTGCGCCGCAGGTATTTGTTGGGTGCCCCATCTGGACCAACAAGGCGTGGCTTGGCTCATACTTTCCGGCCGGTATCCGCGACGCCGACTACCTGCACCACTACGCCCGCCAGTTCAATAGCTTGGAGCTGAACACCACGCACTACCGCATTCCGGATGCGCCCACCGTGCGCAAGTGGCGCGATGCTGTGCCTGTAGGGTTCCGGTTCTGCCCCAAACTGCCCCAGGTAATTAGCCACGACCGAGCGCTCTACAACGTCGATGACTTGACCATCAGCTTTTGCCGTTCCATCCGGGAGTTAAACGAGCGCCTGGGATGGTGCTTTCTGCAACTGCCGCCTACTTTCGGGCCCGAGCATCTGAGCCGATTGGAGCGTTACCTGCTCGACTTTCCGGCCGACATACCGCTGGCCGTGGAGCTACGCCATCCGGGCTGGTACACCGACAAAGTAGCGTTTGCCGCCGTGGCCGCCATGCTCGAAGCGCTCAACAAAACCCTGGTTATTTCAGATGTAGCCGGCCGCCGCGACGTGCTGGCCATGCGCTTGACCACGCCTACTGCCTTTATTCGCTTCAATGGCCACGGCCTCATCAACTCCGACTACCAGCGCGCCGATATCTGGGCTACGCGCATTGCGGAGTGGCTGCAACAGGGGCTGCAAACGGTGTACTTTTTCGTCCACCAGAAAGACATCATGCACACACCCGTCTGGACGCAGCATTTTCTGGAGAAGCTCCAGGCACTAAGTGGTGTTGCAGTACCAGCCCCGCACATCATTCCGCAGCCAGTGCAGGGTAGCTTATTCTAAAGCCTGGTGCTCTAGCGGCCTAATGCCAAGCCAATCCGAAGAGTGGAGGTGAAGCCAAAGTCGTCGATTTCGGGGGCGAGCTTGGTGCACACGCCTACGTTGAAATCAACAAAGCCATACTGCCCTAGCCGTCGCTGTAACCCGTAGAGCATGGCCAAATCGGCGCGGACGAAAGGCTTGCTGAAATCGTAGTAGTAGAACGGCGTTTCGTGGGCCCGCCGGCCAAAGCCGGTGCCTATAGCCAGCGAGAGGTAATTGGCGGAGAAGTTGCTGGCGCTTTTGCCTTTCCGAATCCGGTCGTTGAGGTTGTAGTAGAACCGGCCAGCGACCTGCGAACGAACCGCGAGGCTAGTGCGCGTGGGCGTATCGGTGGCTCTTCTGTAGCGGGTTATGTCGGGGCTCAATTCAGCCATTACCGATATGTCGGGTTGTAGCTTGCGCTCATAAATCAGGTACAGGCCGTAGCGGGTGTACAGCTTTCCTTCGCTGCCGGTATACGGCAAGGCGAGGTTGTTTAGTCCCAGCTTCCAGACGCTTTTCTCTTCTATTTGAAGGCGGGCTAGGTTGCTGTACGTACTGCCCAACGACGTAGTAGGGGCGCTGGCTTCGGTAACAGTTTCTTCGCTGTAGCTGATGCGGGTGGTATCGGGGGCTGTTTGAGCAGCAGCCTGGCCCAGCAGCCCGACCCACAAAAGCGGGAGCACCAAGAGGCGCAGTACAGCCCCACCAGAAATAGAAATTGGATTCATAGAGAAGCAGAAGAACTTAGCGCTGAATGAGAAGCGGCTGCGTTTGGAGCTTGATAGGGGCGTAGGACGTGCTGACGCGGATAAGCGGCAGCTTGGGAGCGTTGGTGACTTGCAGCGTGTTGCGGCCCGTCAGGGTGCGGTGGGGCGTGTAGCTAGCCGGCACAACCAGCTTGTCTTGGTTGGTGCTGAAATCATAGTTGAAAAGACCAAGCTGCGGAACGGCAATGGTTACCTCGGTGCGTGTGGCATCAATAAAGGCACTTTTCAGTTCGTCGGAAGGCTCCAGCACCACGCTGCCGTAGCTGTTGCTGATGGCATAGGTACCGCCCGCGCCCGTTACCTGCACCGCCGATTTATCGGCCCGGCAAATAAACACGCAGTTCAGGGAAGCACCGGTCAGTTCGGTGTAGCGGACCGTGGCTTCCAGGCTGCCGCCGAGGTCGTGGAGGGTCACCTTCCCGAAGTCCTGCGTCAGGGTCTGGCGACCAACCAAATCAGCTAGGTCCGTGTGGCCGTAGGCGTTGATTACCTCAAGGGCGTTGTCGGCAGGCATCATCACGATGTATTCGGCCCGTAGGGCACTCCGGACGGGAGGAGCCCCAACAGGCAACGCAAAGTAGTTCACCAAATCAATGGTAGCGCCTTTTTTCGTTATCTGATAACGGGCCGCTGGCAGTTCGCGCTCGGCTATGGCCCGCTCTGGGTGCCGGGCGCTCAACCGCAGCACCACCTGCACGCTGGGCTTGTCCCAGCCCTGCACTTTCAGCGAAGCTTTTTCGGCGCGGATGCGGACCAGAGTGCCGGGCGGACACGGTAGCGTTTGCTCGATTGTGCGGGTGAGAACCTGCACCTTGCGCTGGGCCTGCACGGTGCTCGGTAGCCACACGCACACCAGTAGCAGCAGTAGGACTTCGCCCCACCGGCCCGGCTTCCAGATGTATGGTAGGCAGCTACTCATGAGATAAGCAATTCAACAAGCTCCCGCGTAACGGCCGCTTTCAGGGTGGTAACCCGCACTTGGTTGCGCACCAGTTCCGGGGTGGTGCCGAAGCGCTTAACGGCCTGTTGGAGGCGTAGTTCTTCGCTCTCCAACTCGGTGAGCTGGGTGCGCAACTCTCGGAACTCGCCGGACTGGCACACGGTAGGCAGAGAAGTGCAGTGCGCATCAATAAAGGCCACGCCTTCCTCAGCCAGCGGGTCGGTGGCAGCTGGAGCGGGTAGGGCAGGCGCAGGACCTTCCACGGTTTCTTCGGTGTAGGTGATGGTTTCGTGGGGTATGGAAGTATCGGCGCTGCTGGGGCGCTGCCACCAAGCTAGCACCAGCACCAGAATGGCGGCGGCTATGCTAGCCACCAGGCGCAGTTGCTTGGCCGGCCACATCGGCCGGACCACACGAGGGGCAGTTGGGGCGGCTTCTTCCTGAAGCTGGTCGAGGCGGCCGGCAATGGCGGCCCACACGGCGTCATCGGGCGTATGAACGGGTAGTTGGGGAAGGGTACGGTGTATGGCTTCCTCGGCCCCCAGCTGGGCTTCAATGCGCGGCCAGGTGGAAGGGGCGGGTTCGTGAACGGGCAATTCATTCAGCGCCCGCCGCAGGTTCTGGTACCCTTCTTCGGGCAAGTCGGGGGTCTGGTTCATAGATACAAATGGTGAAGTTTGAGTTGAAGCAGCCGCTTGGCATGAAAAAGCTGCGACTTGCTGGTGCCTTCCGAAATGCCCAGCATCTCGGCCACTTCGCGGTGCAGGTAGCCTTCTACCTCAATCAGGCAGAATACGGCGCGGTAGCCGGCGGGTAGCTCGCCAATGGCTTTTTCCAGGGCTTCGCCAGTGAGTTGGTCGTGCCAGGCTACCACGGGCTCGGGGTGACGCTCGGGGTCGTACACTTCCATACGCTGCTCGCGCCGGAGCGTGGCCAACGCCCGCCGTACCACAATGGTTTTGATCCAAGCACCCAGCGTGGATTGCTGCCGGAAGCTGGCCAGCTGCCGAAATACATCCACGAAAGCTTCTTGCAAGGCATCCTGCGCTAAGTCATGGTCGTTGCCGACGATGCGTAGCGCACAGGAAAACATGGCCGTCTTGTAGCGCTGATACAGCCGGTACTGCGCCTGGCGGTCCTGCGCAAGGCAGCCAGTGAGTAGCAGTTGTTCTTCAGACGTGTCGGACGGGGGAAGCAAAGTGACGGAACGCTTGTTTGCTGTAAAGGGAATCGGGAATCGCCAAAGGTTGGCAGAAGCTTGAAAAAAGGTGGGCAAGCGCAACGCCTACTTTTTCCGTATGCAAGTACGGGGCCACACTGGCCCCGCCCGTGGCCTAGCGGTAGTGTCGGGCTACTTGGTAAATCTCGT is from Hymenobacter tibetensis and encodes:
- a CDS encoding outer membrane beta-barrel protein, with product MKKLFLLGIACAMSASSMAQTEKGNKYIGANIGNVSYTDVDSRTNIGATLTPSAGVFIADNLLLGTGLPLSYARSSDKIGSGKTINRNISYGLTPYGRYYFAGTNAHRFFGQVEGGISRFNYYYNSENSVASPAVQRQNATAFNYGGVLGYNYFLTPGAALEVMAGYKRYDSFNVFDSNRQQSTGVLNVTAGFAVFLPSKLPTTSPAQ
- a CDS encoding septal ring lytic transglycosylase RlpA family protein; this translates as MSLFSPQAHAMRPNSDDDKNPALAARRAAVLRGRASWYGREHQGLRTSSGERFDRNKFTCAHKTLPFGTKLRVTNLETQASVVVRVSDRGPFRHQRILDLSEIAARPLGIVEHGAVSVLAEIVPEDVPLGPSEAPADLAALAEDPTIGTEAGMHTNIRTGATEADDVALLPEPAATYVVQAGTFGDVRNAQAMIDRIQSLDPKLLVTTVAANTPEGKTLNRVVVGRFATPAEAKAICQRLAKVGVIGLVRQGENL
- a CDS encoding DUF72 domain-containing protein, which encodes MDFGRLSDLRYVDFRLPPDHPDTAAVLARAAAAPVAPQVFVGCPIWTNKAWLGSYFPAGIRDADYLHHYARQFNSLELNTTHYRIPDAPTVRKWRDAVPVGFRFCPKLPQVISHDRALYNVDDLTISFCRSIRELNERLGWCFLQLPPTFGPEHLSRLERYLLDFPADIPLAVELRHPGWYTDKVAFAAVAAMLEALNKTLVISDVAGRRDVLAMRLTTPTAFIRFNGHGLINSDYQRADIWATRIAEWLQQGLQTVYFFVHQKDIMHTPVWTQHFLEKLQALSGVAVPAPHIIPQPVQGSLF
- a CDS encoding RNA polymerase sigma factor, which translates into the protein MLPPSDTSEEQLLLTGCLAQDRQAQYRLYQRYKTAMFSCALRIVGNDHDLAQDALQEAFVDVFRQLASFRQQSTLGAWIKTIVVRRALATLRREQRMEVYDPERHPEPVVAWHDQLTGEALEKAIGELPAGYRAVFCLIEVEGYLHREVAEMLGISEGTSKSQLFHAKRLLQLKLHHLYL